The DNA sequence CGCACCCCTCTCGTACCTTGCATGGACGGCCTATGTTTACGTCCAAGGCTGTTTTATGTTCGCGGTGTGGGTGGTGGCGCATGAATGCGGTCACCAGGCCTTTAGTGACTACCATTGGCTAAATGATAGTCTCGGCTTTGTTCTGCATTCTCTTCTCCTCGTACCTTATTTTTCGTGGAAAATTAGTCATCGTCGCCACCATGCAAACACTAATTCTCTCGACCGGGATGAAAATCATGTCCCGCGATTCAAGAACACGATCAGATCATACTACCATCACTTCAACAACCCTCTAGGCCGCGTCTTCATCATCGCCTTCACTCTAATTTTGGGATGGCCTTTATATTTAATCGTCAACATTGCAGGACGATCATACGATCGCTTTGCATCACATTTCGACCCCTATAGTCCTATTTATTCGCAACGTGAGCGCGCTCAGATTATATTATCTGATATCGGTGTCCTTGCTGCTGGCTATGGTTTATATCGGATCGCTGCAATCAAAGGCCTTTCGTGGGTTTTCTTAGTCTATGGCGCCCCATTACACGTAGCCAACGGATTCCTCGTGATGATAACTCTCCTGCATCACACTCATCTCTCATTGCCTCACTACGATTCATCCGAGTGGGATTGGCTAAGGGGAGCCTTGGCTACTGTGGACCGAAACTACGGAATACTAAACATAGTGTTCCATCACATTGCGGATACTCATGTGCTTCATCATCTCATCTCCAGCATCCCTCATTATCATTCCCAGGAGGCGTCCGAGGCCATCAAGCCCGTCTTGGGGGATTACTATCACTACGATGACACTCCGTTTTATAAGGCGATGTGGAGAGAAGCTAAGGAATGTCTCTATGTCGAGGCTGAGGAGGACGGTGATAAGGCCAGTGGTGTCTACTGGTACAAAAATAAGCTTTGAGTTTTGAGCTATCTGCTCTGTAAAAATTACATTATGTATTTCGGCTAGCTCCATTCCTTTGTAATGTTTTCTTTGTTACAAATGTAGTGTGTTTTGACGATCAATCTAAGGATACTAAAACAATTTAGACACATATGGATGATCAAATCAACCCAAGAACGATTAGCTATAAAAGTAAAACCAATTTGATGATCACTGGATACTGCATCAAGTGTCACACTATACTCCAATTACTGATGTTCTCGCAATTTAAAGTACTTTAGTTATCCAAATTTGCAATATGTGTATACCTTTAGAACTGATTATCAATAGCACCAGTAAGGTGCCTAAAAGTTTTAAGGGTTAGAGGCTTAGAGCATTAGTCCTCTGCTTCTTGAGTACAACAGAGTTTGAGTTCAAAGCCTTAGCAGAAGGAAACAGGCCAGAAAAAGAAAGGATCAAGCAAGTGTACAATTTCGCGGTTTCTGAATTGTTTCTTTtggtaattaaaaaatttataccaCGGAAAAACACATTGGGAGTCCAGTCTATAGTAAATTGGATAGTATATGCTAGTAAACGAGGGATGGTTCATGGTTGTCCACATTCCCTCTTACCCTGTCAAATTTTCTACGGAGAGGGCTTTGTGACCCTGTCCAGCAGTGATCTCAGGGCCGGCTATAGAGGGGTGCAAACAGCCCAACTGAACCGCTCTCATAATTATCAGGTTCCCCAAATATTTCGACCAATTTTTTTATGCAACACAGGGCCCTGAAATGTTTTAGAGGGGGCCTGAGTGAGCTTTTATGAAAATCTTCTTAAGAGGAATGCAGATTCTAGTGAGACATTTAGCACTCTGAAATTTATGGTAAAATCAAAATGCCCGGTTCCAAATGGCTTCACAGTCGAGTTCTACCTTGCATCCTGGGATATTGTAGTCTACCTGAGAGCTTACAACTGCCGAGGATCATTAACTCAGCTGCTCTTGCATTAATTAGCCAGTGTATCTCTGCAGCCATGCTATTAGTCAAGGTGAATGAAATGGTTCTATAGAAGGCTGTGTAATTTCGAGATAATAAACCCTAACGACAACTAGTCCGGTTTTAATTAAGTTTGTGCCTGCTAGCTAGTCCGGTTTTGGCTCGAATTTCTGCTACATTGGTGTCCATAGAtcgcacacgcggaaaagcTGTCCGTAGATCGAATACACAAAAAAGCCCAAGACTTGCCAAAGTCCCGAAATTCACCTCAaaatcccacaatttgcaccccATACGTGATGGAGCAATCGAAACTCACCCCAGTTTACAACTCAATTGACTTGACAATGTAGGACTCGACTACTCATACAATCCGTCTTCCAGCATTGGTTCGTGAGAGATTAAGCACAAGCTCCAATTTAACAAGTTCTTCAAAATACTATCCTTCATAACTACTCTGTAATAGAGAAGTGATTGCTTAGTTGCCTCTGTGGCCAGAGTTTGCCGTCTTTGAATTTCTGTTATTTTCAACCATTAATAATGAACCTGGATCCATTTTTATTAGAGATGTCATCAAAAAGCAGTGATAATATAAACCCACGAAATCCATatacaatgcaatgaaattttaatttttaccaaGAAAAACTCTTATAACACAAAGGGAGAATTGTCTTCACAGTACATAGACTCAGCGGTACACAAGCTAGAGAAAATTTGATGATCCACAAAGCTTGTACTAAACAGCATTCCAGCGTTTTATTTATGTTCTAAAGGACATAAGTACTCAGATGCTTCTTAATGTGGCGTCATTTCTGAATCCCAGGCCATTATTTGTTTACATTCGGATAATGCAGCGGAGGCCTTCCCCTTTCAGCATCAGATCAAAGGCCTTGTTGATTTCAGCAAATGGGACTTCATGAGTAATAAACTTCTCCAGTTCGAGTTCCTGAAAAACAAAGCACTTGTTCTGTCAGGACTGTACCAAGAAGTCTTTTCCTAGATCAAAGATGATAttctataaatttatatacCTTGTTCATGTATTTTTCGACCACGGATGGAAGGTCAGTACGAGGTTTGTAGTTTCCAAAGAAACTACCCTTGAGGGTCCTTTCATTCAACAAATTCATGGGGTGAGTCTTAAAGACAGCATCTTTATGTGGAACTCCAACAAGCACAGCGACACCCCAACCCTGAAATAATTCGCTAAGTTAGAGTCTTGGATATGAAAAATACAAGAAAGAAATCGCTTTATAACACATTCATAAGCATGTCAGAGTAAACATACATCATGTACACATTCAAAGGCTGAAATCATGGCATCAACATGTCCGGTACACTCGATACTTCTGTCCACTCCTCCATTAGTCATTTCAGCAATCACCTACACAATGGCACATATACGAACATCTTattaaacaatttaaaaaaactaTGAAAGGGACATGTAGGCAAGATGGTATATAACAGACCTCTTGAACTGGTTTTTGGTGGTCTTTTGGATTCACAAACTCTGTCACACCAAACTTCTTTGCTGTATATACAATATAAGTTATCTAATTAGCCATTTCTTCACTATTTAGTTATGCTTCATAGTTTGATTGCATGATGTAGCTTTTAGCTTACCAGATTCAAATCTGTTTGGATTCAGATCAATACCAATAATTCTAGAAGCCCCAGCAATTCTAGCTCCTTCCGCCGCCTAatcaaagaaattaaaattaaatgctaCCATATTACCAAACACAAAAATCACCCAAAGGCCGTAGTAAATGAAGAACAAAGGGCCAGAACTTACAGCAAGGCCAACAGCTCCCAATCCA is a window from the Daucus carota subsp. sativus chromosome 8, DH1 v3.0, whole genome shotgun sequence genome containing:
- the LOC108197419 gene encoding delta(12)-fatty-acid desaturase FAD2 is translated as MGKGGRMPVNTDQQKPVDQKLIRRVPHQKPPFTISDIKKAIPPHCFNRSIIRSSSYLVFDLIACFLLYHVATSYIPLIPAPLSYLAWTAYVYVQGCFMFAVWVVAHECGHQAFSDYHWLNDSLGFVLHSLLLVPYFSWKISHRRHHANTNSLDRDENHVPRFKNTIRSYYHHFNNPLGRVFIIAFTLILGWPLYLIVNIAGRSYDRFASHFDPYSPIYSQRERAQIILSDIGVLAAGYGLYRIAAIKGLSWVFLVYGAPLHVANGFLVMITLLHHTHLSLPHYDSSEWDWLRGALATVDRNYGILNIVFHHIADTHVLHHLISSIPHYHSQEASEAIKPVLGDYYHYDDTPFYKAMWREAKECLYVEAEEDGDKASGVYWYKNKL